AGCACCCGCTTTTCAGTATTTATGTTATGCTTAGAAAACAGTTCACTTTCTAAAACTGTTTAACAGCCTGAGAAGCACTGCCTAAAATGTCCACCTCTGTTGCTGTCGTCTGGTTACCCCCAGGGCAGAGCGGGCTGGGCAAGTCCACAATGTTGAACACCCTTTTCAAGTCCAAGGTGTGGCAGTGCACCCCACCGGGCCTGGAGATGCCCACACCCCAGACGCTGCAGCTGAAGTCAGTGACCCATGGTGAgtggtcccccacccccaccccacccaccccaccccacccaggccaATCTCTTCCTACTCCACTCTCCACGCACAGTCATCGAGGAGAAGGGTGTGAAGCTCAAGCTGACAGTGACTGACACGCCTGGCTTTGGAGACCAGATCAACAATGACAAATGGTGGGTCCTTGACAGTGGGGGCCGAACCCTGgttgcccctgcccctgcccctccagcccctgggaaACATCCCAGCCCTGAAACACCTGACTGTGGCATCTTGGAGCCTCAGTCtattcatctgtataatgggtGCATGCAACCAGCCCTCCAAGATTGAAGGGAGTCCAGTACATAAAGGTCAGAACttcctgcctggcacacagtaggtgttcagtcAAGGTTAGGATATAGCAGAAGTTAGAAGCCCACACTACAGAGTCAGGACCACAGAGTTAGACCACTTTCCAGTTAGGTAACCTGGGACTGGTCATggaagctctctgagcctcagtttccttctttgtaacTTGAGGGTGATGACACCCACCTTGCAGAGTTGTTCTAGGCTCTCAGTGACAAAACCCACGACAGTAgttggtcacacacacacacacacacacacacacacacacatgcacacacacaatcaggACTGGATGCATAATTTGTGGGACCCAGTGACATGAAAATGTGGGACCCATTGTTCAAAAAGTATTACGAGTTGTAAAACCTTGACCACAGGACATTGAATGAACTGCAAGCCCTTCCAAGCACGGAGCTCTGTGGAAATGGTCTGTTTGTGCTTGTATGAAGCCAGCCCTGTGTACAATGCTTCATTGAGCACTTGCTTTGTGCCAGCCCTGTTCTAGACATGGggatacagcaatgaacaaaacagatgaacatctcTGCCTACGTGAAATTTACATTGTCGTGGGAAGGGGGGCTGAGCAATGAACACAACAAATCAGTTATACATAAGGTGGGCCTAAACTCTATCATTCAAGGAGGACATTTCTGAGAAGGGAAAGCATAGGGAGCTGTAGAGGGATTGCAACTTTAAGCAGTGTGATCGTGAAAGACCTCCCGGATAAGGTGACACTTGGGCGGATTTCCAGGATATGAGAAAATGAGCATTGTGGACATGCAGGGGAAGAGTGTTCAAAGTGGATAGTGGCATGTGCCAAGGCCCTGCGGTGGGCAGAATGGTATGTTCATGGAAAGCTGGTGTGGCTGGAGGTGTGTGCATGGTAGGGAGAaacgaggaggggagggcaggcagaagaaacagtgaTATGCGGTAGGGCCTGGTAGGGCAGTGTAAGGACTTAGGCTTTTCTGTGGCCACTGTGGGCAGGCTGAGCAGAAAAGGGATGTACTCTGACTCCTGTTTTTAAaaggatcttaaaaaaaaaaagggggtggaggAGTCCTTTTGGCTGCTTGGTTGACAATAGCCTGGCAGGGGAAGGGACCCAGGGAGAGGACTCAGGAGATCCTTGCAACAATGGCGTGAGTGCCCATGGTGGTTGGAACCCGGCTGTGGCGATTCATCTCTTTTAAGACCACGCCCCAACAAAGTAGGTGCTCTTAGTCTCTCCATTTTATGAACGAGGAAACCAAGGCCTCAGCTTGAGAACGGCAGGGGTCTCTCTGATAAttcaggggggcggggggagggtgatCAGGTAACCACAGGTCTCAGCTCGTACAGGAACGGAGGTCCTGTGTCCTGGGCCAACTGGGGCAATTGGTCTTCCGAAGGGGAGACCACCCAGAGGACCTGGGGAGACGGGTGGGGCTCCCAGGGGCGGCTCTGAGGTCGGGTCCGTCTGCCACCCCAGCTGGAACCCCATCCTAGGCTACATTAACGAACAGTACGAGCGGTACCTGCAGGAGGAGATCCTCATCACCCGCCAGCGCCACATTCCCGACACGCGGGTGCACTGCTGTGTGTACTTCGTGCCACCTACTGGACACTGGTAAAGGGCTGAGCCAGCTGGGGGAGGGACCCTGgcctggggcagagaggaggaggaggagtcccTGGTCTGGGCTGCAGGCCGGCACCCCCTCACTCATCCACTGCCACCGCCTCCACTGTTGCTGCCCTGCCTGAGCAGCCTGCGGCCTCTGGACATTGAGTTCCTACAGCGGCTGTGCCGGACCGTGAACGTGGTGCCTGTGATTGCCCGGGCCGACAGCCTGACCCTTGAGGAGCGAGAGGCCTTCAGGCGCAGGGTGATCTGGGCGCCCGGGGTGATGGGGCCAGTGGGAGCAAGGAGGAGGCCAAGTGCACAGGATGAGATGAGGTCACCTGCGTCCCCAGATCCAGCACAACCTGAGGACTCACTGCATCGAGGTGTATCCACAGAAATGCTTTGACGAGGATATCAATGACAGGATCCTCAACAGCAAGATTCGGGTAGGAggccacggggtgggggtggggggcaggctggTGTGACCACGGCTGGGCGATTTGCTTTCCACCTGCTCTTTCTGTCTAAAGATTCATCTCCCTCTACAGCTTGGGGAAAGTTCACATACTTCTGGCAGGTATGAATCTCCATACATACATAAACTCAAACATCAACAACCTACAGaaatgggagggagaaaaggcTTGCAAATGGTTTATCTGATATGGGACTTGTATCCTGAACATAATAAAGAACCCTTACAAATTTAGAAATGGGCAAAGGTTTTGAATGACATTCCCTCAGAGAATTTGGACAAGAGGCCGATGAGCCCACGAAAAGATGTTGGTTCGACATCACCAGTCATCCGGGAAacgcaaagcaaaaccacaaggTACCGCTTCATACCCACTAGGGTGGCTGTTTGCAAAATGACAGACAAtcccaagtgttggtgaggatgtggagaagttgaACTGGCAGGCAGACGCTGCTGACGGGAATGTCAAACGGTGCtcccactttggaaaatagtctagcagttcctcaaaaggttgaACGCTGAGTTACCATGGTACCCAGCAGCAAGCCCactcccaagagaaatgaaaacctatgttcacataaaaacatgTACACAGATGTTCATGGCAGAAATACATGTAATAGCCAAGGAGTGGAAATAAGCCAAATGTCTATTCACTTatgaatgactaaataaatacACGTGGTCTGTCTACACAATGGAGTGTCCTCCAGGTATAAAAACGGATGGATGTAGCACTGACACCTGCtgcaacacggatgaaccttgaaaacatgaagcgcctgggtggctcagtcggttgagcgtccgactttggctcaggtcatgatcttatggtttgtgacttcgagtcctgcattgggctctgtgctgacagctcggagcctggagcctgctctgaattctgtgtcttcccctgtctctgttcctccctactcacgctctctctctctctctctctccttccccctccctctctctcaaaaataaacaaaaaaaaaaaaaaaaaaaaagagaaaagaaaacatgaagctcagtgagaagccagacacaagaggacaaatattacatgattccattatATGAAACGTCGGAATAGGTAAATcgtatagagacagaaagtagattagtggttgccaggagctgggggtcAGGAGCagtggggagtgactgctgatgGGTGTGGGGTGTCATTCTGGGGCAGCGAAAATGCCCTGGAGTTagactgtggtgatggctgcacagtcTTGTGAGCTGCACCTttcaaagggtgaattttatggtacgtgaattacatctcagtaaagctgtttcaaaagagaaggaaagagggaaatagctaacctcttctttttctcctaatCACCTGAATTCCACCTCCAAGCCTCTACCTTGTCGTCCCGGTGGTTTGTCCAATGTCAGTCTGTCTGGATCCTGCAAAGGACTCAGGTGAGGGCTGAGGTTCATCATGCATTGACCTCAGGCCTTGAATCACTCCCTCAGGGACCGTGTTAACCTGCACAGCGGTGCTGTTGCCTGGATTAGAAGCAAACAACTCTGCCTTCACAGACATGGCCCGCATGTGATTTCAGCCCCACACAGATTCATGGCCAGTTCCCTTTGTGCAGTAAACAAACCACATCCGCACATGGCCCTGTTTCCCATCTCGGACCCAATGTCTCCAccattccctctttctcctctccaccGGCACAATAAACAGGATCTCCTGTGAAACGTTCAAAGAGCCTTGACCTTGACCAGTTTCTTTCTGTCCTGAGGACTGAGAAGGCAGCAGCGTGGCCGCAACTGACACAGACCTGAACATACTGACTCAACATCTCAGTAAATCGTCCAGACgtctaacatttattgagggtttGCTCCGGGCTGGCACAGGATAAGCGCAGAGCAGATAATTATGATTGCCACCATTGATTACTATTCCTCATCACAAATTAACTcctggaaataaaagcaaaccccTAAATAGCAGTTTGGAGTTCAGGAATTTGAGTCTCCACTTCTGGCCGTGAGCAAGTGAACCACCAGAATTTTCAGCAGGGCTCAGCAAACTTTTTAGTGAAGGGCCACATGATGGTAAGTATGTTAGGCCTTGTGGGCCAACTGGTCTCAGTGCAATTACTCAACTCCGCTGTTGCAGCACGAAAGCAACCTAGACGTGAGTAAATGAATGCATGGGGCTGTATGCCAACAGACTTTATATGGGGAAACAGGCAGGAGCCTGATCTGGCCCATGTACCATAGGTTGCCAACCCCTGGGTTGCAGAGTCATGTCATTTAACCCTCTTGATAACCGATGAAGGTGATTGCAGGTCATCTCTTACCCAGGTAAGAGATGGGACATCCCTAAGATTATATTATTAATGTGGCTCTGAGTAACCTTCCCAAACATTCACAAAGCCCTGTGTATGTACTCTTCtgactcccattttacagatgagaaaactgaggcattgatcagacttttttttgaaagattttatttttaagttatctctacacccaacgtggggctcgaacccacaaccctgagatcaagagtcgcaggctccagcaactgagctggccaggtgccctgtgtcttttgactTCAGATCTCTGTGCTCCTTCTACCACTGTCTCCCCACAAAGGACagtgtcctcccccaccccacctccgtGACTTCTCTACCCACCTCCTAGGCAGGGCCAACCCTTTTGTCTCCTCTCCTCCCGCAGGACCGGATCCCCTTTGCTGTGGTCGGGGCCGACCGACAGCACCTGGTGAACGGGAGGTGTGTCCTGGGCCGGAAGACCAAGTGGGGCGTCATTGAAGGTCAGTGCAGGGACTCTGCAGAGAACGCAGGTGAGGGTGGGCTGAAAATCCAGGCGCATCCTGCTGCCTCCGGCACCCTCAACACTCATCACAGGGCCCACAGTGGGCAAGCCCACAACCAGGAAGCAGACAGACCTGGAAATCAAGTCCCTCCTTGCAGCGGGGAGGACTCAGGCAAGTTACCTGActctcggggcctcagtttcctcacagtAAAATGGGCATCAACCTCATGCATGGCCATTTGCGTCTGTGCAACCAACGAACTGCACATCTGTACATGGAAGGTGGTTGGACAGGGCAGGCCACTGCTTTGCATGATGCCCACCACCCAGAGGACACCCTATGCATTTGCCAGAATTTGTTGTGggccttctatgtgccaggcatactCTATGCGCTTCCTCAGGGGATACACTGAAAGCGGGACAGACAAGGCTCCTGTCCCCAGAGAGCTGATGAGACAATGACAGGTGGGAGAAGGCAGGGCAGGAGGCTAGGCTAcctgagggggtggagggaggcctctcgctgcgggggtggggggggggatgggaagtAAAGGAGGAGCAGCCAGGGCCTGGGCCCCCCATTTATCCACATAATcactaaaataatataatatatatggtacCATACACATACTGTACTGTAGTAATTATTAAGTGGACAATAATAAATGATTAGTGGATTCATTGACTCAAGTATTGGTAGCAGCCTTCTGTACCAGGTGCGGGGGGCACAGCAATGAATAAATGGACgtgagaaaagacagaaatgtgGGCAGAAAGTTTGCGGTGGATATCAGGGGTACACAGCATACAGTGGGCGCTTACTTGGTGCTCATCGAGGGCAAGGCAAGTGGACAGGGCCAGCGGTCTGGGTCGTGTCTTGCAGTGGAGAACATGGCGCACTGTGAGTTTCCTCTGCTGAGAGACCTGCTCATCCGGTGAGAGTGCAGggaccccgggggggggggggggcgggggacgctGTGGCCAGCCTGGGCTCAACTGCCTCCCGTCTCCCAGCTCCCACCTCCAAGACCTGAAGGACATCACCCACAACGTCCACTACGAGAACTATCGAGTTTGCAGACTCAACGAGAGCCACGTGCTGCCTCATGGGCCCTGCTGGGTGAACCTGGCGCCGACCCCACCAGGGCCCTCTGTCGTCCCCGGGCCCTCCAAGGTGTGCAGGCAGGCACGCGAGGACTCTGACGACAACGAAGATGACTACTGAgcacggggcgggggcggggcaccCGTCAGCCCCCAACACGGGACTGTGTACGAGAGGGTGTATTAAAGGCGGACGTTGCTTTTAATGAAAAGctgtgctttaaaaacaaaaggcgTTTTGTAAATGAGTTCTTTGAGCTATCCTCAAAATAAAagtactgttcttttttttttaattatttttttttcaacgtttatttatttttgggacagagagagacagagcatgaacgggggaggggcagagagagagggagacacagaatcggaaacaggctccaggctccgagccgtcagcccagagcccgacgcggggctcgaactcacggaccgcgagatcgtgacctggctgaagtcggacgcttaaccgactgcgccacccaggcgccccaaaagtactgttcttttaaaaataatcgtgtgaggggcgcctgggtggctcagtcggttaagcgtccgacttgggctcgggtcatgatctcgcggtccgtgagttcgagccccatgtcgggctctgtgctgacagctcggagcctggagcctgtttcggattttgtgtctccctctctctctgcccctcatctgctcatgctctgtctctccctgtctcaaaaataaataaaccgtttaaaaatttttttaaataaataaaataaaataactgtgtGAGACCCAAGGCCCTCGGGGATCCTGAGGACCCGGGAGCTCGTGCCTTGGACAACCGGCCCCTCCTGCCCCATTCCAAATGAGGCTCTGCTGTCACTGCCGACCCTCCTTCCTGGCACAGGGTCAGGCCCTGTCTCGTAAACACTTACCAATTCCCCGTCTTCAGTTCTTGTCCCCAAGCTCTGTGCTCCCCgctcctgtctgcctctctgccctgccctggccgACCAGCGGCAGGGAGAAGATTGTCCTCTCAGCTCACGCAGGGAGAGGAAATCCATTCTTCTTCTGCCCTTTAGCTCTTCTAGAGTCCTCAGCAGATGGGGTGATGCCCACCTAGTACTGGGGAGGGAGATcctctttactcagtctactgaatcAATGCTAATCTCTTCCGGAGACATTCTCACAGATGCACCCAGAAATTATGTTTTACCAGCAATCTGGCCATCCCTCGACCCAGTCAGGtcgacacttaaaaaaaatttttttaatgtttgttttcatttttgagagagacagcacatgagcgggggagggccagagagagagggagacacagaatctgaagcaggccccagggtctgagctgtcggcacagagaccaacgtggggctcaaactcaccaactgtgagatcacgacctgagctgaacctggacgcttgaccgactgagccacccaggcgcccctcagtcaagttgacacttaaaactaaccatcacatgAGCTACAAGTTGCCTCCTGCATGATGCCCTCCTTGACTTCCCAAGTCTGGCGTATTCACTGCCCAACGTACTCTGTATGTATCTCATGGTTTCTTTTCAGGTCAGTGTCCCTATCGGGCTGGGACCTCCGTGAGGATGGAGATCTATCAGACAAGTGCTCAGGACCCAGCTGTTAAATGAATGACCCTTGGAGCCCCTGCCTCAGCTATTAACccctcaaattcacaaacctaCCTACCAGGCTTGAGGATCTCCCAGGGCCTGTGGGGACCCACACCTAGCACGCCAACATCTCAGAGGCAGTGTGCTGCTACATAGGGGCCAAGCACATTCCTAGGGTTAATATTAGCCCTGGGCAATAGGGCAATGTCTACAGCACACACCCTTTGGCTCAGCAGTTGTATTTAGACATTGTAATCAGAAATTCTATCTCTAGGAACAGATCTTAGGGATAgaccagagtttctcaaccttagCACTGCAGATGTTTGAGGCTGGgtcattctttgttgtggggctaTCCCAtgcattataggatgtttagcCCTGGGCCTCCAccactggatgccagtagcaccGTCCCTCCTGCCGTGACATCAAAAatgtctcctggggcacctgggtggctcattcagtggagtggagtgtctgactgttgattttggctcagatcatgatcctagggtcatgagatcaagtcctgcatcaggctctgtgctgaacttagagcctgcttaagattctctctctccctctgcccctcatccctgctcatgcttgctctctctctctctcttaaataataataataacaataatgataatgtCTCTAAACATTATTCACTGACCCCCCCGGAGACACAGTCTCCCCTTTTGAGAACCACGGCTCCTGGCACCCAGTATAGTAAAGACAGAAAGCAGCCTACCCGTCTGCCAGGAGTGGGCCAGGAAGTAAATCATGGGGCATTCACACCACATGCACTCGTTTgttatggctgctgtaacaaattaccaccaactggaaaggcttaatttttttcagtatttatttttgagagagagagagacagagtatgaactggggatgggcagagagagaaagagacagagaatccgaagcaggctccaggctccaagctgtcagcacagagtcgcacacggggctcgaacccacgaaccatgagatcgtgacgtgagccaaagtcggatgctcaaccgactgagcccctcaggcgcccctggaaggctTAAACAACACACGTTTACTTTCTCACGGTTCAGGAggacagaagtctgaaatcaataCGGAGGTGGCAGCAGGGTGGTGCTGGGGGGAAATCcatttccctgcctttccccagctTCTAGAGACTGCATTCCTGGGCTTACGGCCCCTCCCCTTTCTTGATGCAGGTGCCATGTGCCTTCTGGAGTCAAATTTCCCTCTACCGCTGTCTTGTGAGGACACCTGGGACTACACTGGGCCTGCTGGGATAATCTGTGATAATCTCCCCTcctcaacattctttttttttttttttaatatttgttttgctttgtttttgagagacagagacagagtgcaagcatgggaggggcagagagagagagggagacacagaatctgaaacaggtttcagctgtgctgtgctgacagctcagagcctgacgtggagctggaactcacaaacagtgagatcatgacctgagcagaagtcggacgctcaactgactgagccacccaggggtcccagcattcttttttgttgttgttaacttgtaagtattttgagaaagagtgtgcgtgtgagtgggagaggggcagagagaggcagagagaggaagaatcccaagcaggctctgcaccatcagttcagagcccagcacagggctcaaccccatgaaccctgagattatgacctgaacacctaagccgaaatcaagagtcaggcacccaactgactgagccacccaggccaggcCGAATACCAGTCAACATTATTAATTTAATCATATATGCAAAGTCCTTTTTGTCATAGAAGGTAACATACTTAACATATTTATAAGTTCTGGAGGAGGGACTGGATATTttggggcgtggggggggggtaTTCTTCAGCCATCACAGCATAGAATATAATATGGTCCTTGAAGAGAATGGAgtaagacaaacactgtatggcCTCACTTATACAGGGAAACTAAAAGAGCTGGATTCATAGAAACGGGGTAGAATGGTGGATGCccagggctggggtgtgggggaaaTGAGATGCAAGTCAAAGgctacaaagtttcagttatctGATGAATAGCTCCAGAAGACCTAACacacagcatggtgattataggtAACAACACTGTATCTTATACTTGAAAGTCACTAaaagagcagattttttttttaagtttatttattttgagagagagagtgggcgagaggcagagagagagattcccaagcagactccacgctgtcagcgcagagcaggATACAGGGCTCGATCACAAGAaccgtggcctgagccgaaatcaagagttggatgcctaaccggccgagccacccaggcgcccctaaacgaacagatcttaaatgttctaaCCACATTCAAAAAAAGATAACTATGGGAGGTGACAGATGTGCTATCTaactttatt
This sequence is a window from Prionailurus viverrinus isolate Anna chromosome E3, UM_Priviv_1.0, whole genome shotgun sequence. Protein-coding genes within it:
- the SEPTIN12 gene encoding septin-12 isoform X4; protein product: MDPLRQSPSPCSSRPSSPKTPPCEMLGYVGIEAVLDQLKIKAMKMGFEFNIMVVGQSGLGKSTMLNTLFKSKVWQCTPPGLEMPTPQTLQLKSVTHVIEEKGVKLKLTVTDTPGFGDQINNDKCWNPILGYINEQYERYLQEEILITRQRHIPDTRVHCCVYFVPPTGHCLRPLDIEFLQRLCRTVNVVPVIARADSLTLEEREAFRRRIQHNLRTHCIEVYPQKCFDEDINDRILNSKIRLGESSHTSGRYESPYIHKLKHQQPTEMGGRKGLQMVYLIWDLYPEHNKEPLQI
- the SEPTIN12 gene encoding septin-12 isoform X3 codes for the protein MDPLRQSPSPCSSRPSSPKTPPCEMLGYVGIEAVLDQLKIKAMKMGFEFNIMVVGQSGLGKSTMLNTLFKSKVWQCTPPGLEMPTPQTLQLKSVTHVIEEKGVKLKLTVTDTPGFGDQINNDKCWNPILGYINEQYERYLQEEILITRQRHIPDTRVHCCVYFVPPTGHCLRPLDIEFLQRLCRTVNVVPVIARADSLTLEEREAFRRRIQHNLRTHCIEVYPQKCFDEDINDRILNSKIRDRIPFAVVGADRQHLVNGRCVLGRKTKWGVIEGPTVGKPTTRKQTDLEIKSLLAAGRTQASYLTLGASVSSQ
- the SEPTIN12 gene encoding septin-12 isoform X2, coding for MDPLRQSPSPCSSRPSSPKTPPCEMLGYVGIEAVLDQLKIKAMKMGFEFNIMVVGQSGLGKSTMLNTLFKSKVWQCTPPGLEMPTPQTLQLKSVTHVIEEKGVKLKLTVTDTPGFGDQINNDKCLRPLDIEFLQRLCRTVNVVPVIARADSLTLEEREAFRRRIQHNLRTHCIEVYPQKCFDEDINDRILNSKIRDRIPFAVVGADRQHLVNGRCVLGRKTKWGVIEVENMAHCEFPLLRDLLIRSHLQDLKDITHNVHYENYRVCRLNESHVLPHGPCWVNLAPTPPGPSVVPGPSKVCRQAREDSDDNEDDY
- the SEPTIN12 gene encoding septin-12 isoform X1, coding for MDPLRQSPSPCSSRPSSPKTPPCEMLGYVGIEAVLDQLKIKAMKMGFEFNIMVVGQSGLGKSTMLNTLFKSKVWQCTPPGLEMPTPQTLQLKSVTHVIEEKGVKLKLTVTDTPGFGDQINNDKCWNPILGYINEQYERYLQEEILITRQRHIPDTRVHCCVYFVPPTGHCLRPLDIEFLQRLCRTVNVVPVIARADSLTLEEREAFRRRIQHNLRTHCIEVYPQKCFDEDINDRILNSKIRDRIPFAVVGADRQHLVNGRCVLGRKTKWGVIEVENMAHCEFPLLRDLLIRSHLQDLKDITHNVHYENYRVCRLNESHVLPHGPCWVNLAPTPPGPSVVPGPSKVCRQAREDSDDNEDDY